From one Terriglobales bacterium genomic stretch:
- a CDS encoding PadR family transcriptional regulator: MTKKQAQQRANLLQGTLDMLVLRTLLYGPAHGHQIGKHIQRTTNDFLQTQHGSLYPALHRLEERGWVTSKWEMAPDRNREFKYYRLTGVGRKQLVVEESQWKQMAEAVARVMWPAAEES, encoded by the coding sequence ATGACTAAAAAGCAGGCACAACAACGGGCGAATCTGCTGCAGGGCACGTTGGACATGCTGGTCTTGCGAACGCTTCTTTATGGGCCGGCACATGGCCATCAGATTGGCAAACATATTCAGCGGACCACGAACGATTTCCTGCAGACGCAGCATGGCTCTCTCTATCCGGCACTCCATCGCTTAGAGGAGCGAGGCTGGGTCACTTCGAAATGGGAGATGGCTCCAGATCGCAACCGGGAGTTCAAGTATTACCGGCTCACGGGAGTCGGCAGAAAACAGCTTGTTGTCGAGGAATCGCAATGGAAGCAGATGGCGGAAGCTGTGGCGCGAGTTATGTGGCCTGCCGCTGAAGAGAGCTGA